One genomic segment of Choristoneura fumiferana chromosome Z, NRCan_CFum_1, whole genome shotgun sequence includes these proteins:
- the LOC141439718 gene encoding uncharacterized protein isoform X1, which translates to MISKSMVVLSVLLILTYNVMSETETIEKVEEKLGSPANSPVIERSSLHHHHEVHDSTHHGFWKKKFAWRPRWVKTWQEKKVYVAVWKRMWGPLEVNEWVPLPKPPPGWIKHDVSSYVVKGHPH; encoded by the exons ATGATTTCTAAAAGCATG GTGGTTTTGTCCGTACTACTTATCTTAACCTACAATGTCATGTCAGAAACAGAAACCATTGAAAAGGTTGAAGAAAAATTGGGCTCTCCTGCTAATAGTCCTgtaat AGAGCGTTCTTCACTGCACCACCATCACGAAGTTCACGACTCCACACATCACGGTTTCTGGAAGAAGAAATTCGCATGGCGTCCGCGGTGGGTGAAAACTTGGCAGGAGAAAAAAGTGTATGTGGCTGTGTGGAAGAGAATGTGGGGCCCTCTCGAAGTCAATGAGTGGGTACCATTGCCCAAGCCCCCACCAGGCTGGATCAAGCACGACGTCAGCTCCTACGTGGTCAAAGGTCATCCCCATTAG
- the LOC141439718 gene encoding uncharacterized protein isoform X2, translating into MSETETIEKVEEKLGSPANSPVIERSSLHHHHEVHDSTHHGFWKKKFAWRPRWVKTWQEKKVYVAVWKRMWGPLEVNEWVPLPKPPPGWIKHDVSSYVVKGHPH; encoded by the exons ATGTCAGAAACAGAAACCATTGAAAAGGTTGAAGAAAAATTGGGCTCTCCTGCTAATAGTCCTgtaat AGAGCGTTCTTCACTGCACCACCATCACGAAGTTCACGACTCCACACATCACGGTTTCTGGAAGAAGAAATTCGCATGGCGTCCGCGGTGGGTGAAAACTTGGCAGGAGAAAAAAGTGTATGTGGCTGTGTGGAAGAGAATGTGGGGCCCTCTCGAAGTCAATGAGTGGGTACCATTGCCCAAGCCCCCACCAGGCTGGATCAAGCACGACGTCAGCTCCTACGTGGTCAAAGGTCATCCCCATTAG